The Syngnathus typhle isolate RoL2023-S1 ecotype Sweden linkage group LG3, RoL_Styp_1.0, whole genome shotgun sequence genome window below encodes:
- the poll gene encoding DNA polymerase lambda isoform X1 — protein sequence MNRKCSLFFVDQEQFPVAAAAGPWLAHFTLKMESCHGIVKAFPKVKKTRASQGKDSPPLKKKSDEFDVTGSTFNGTSVYILPAGIGNARCQIFQRQIQQNGGQTMRSLCVGVTHVVVDDNMECDRALRLIKVDAMPSGVHLVKCSWLSSCISEKQLLDESNYSLLPKRNSETQQEKDSLKDDKCATEASLKPECDPSKQGETSDMSVSDKEVVPGEDDAVSQSHLEALITGQSPKEEALNVEPGQGSTTQTAVSGKWVCAQSSQSKSNNFNKDITDKLEQLAKAYTHQGDKWRALGYSKAVNALKSYHKPVTSYQEACLIPGIGKRMADKIDEIMESGHLRKLDHIGEAVPILELFTNIWGAGAKTAQLWYQQGFRTLEDIRTKAHLSNCQKIGLKHYEDILDRMPRDEAAAIEKVVRDAARAIDPGLVAMACGSYRRGKSTCGDVDVLISHPDGKSHKGVFTKVLQNLHDTGFLTDDLVSHEENGEQKKYMGVCRLPGPDRRHRRLDVIVVPHNEFACALLYFTGSAHFNRSMRALAKTKNMSLSEHSLNQSVVRQGSAKVYAGIPLPTPTESDVFNLLGIPYREPCERDW from the exons ATGAACCGGAAATGTTCGCTCTTTTTTGTTGACCAGGAACAGTTTCCTGTGGCAGCG GCAGCAGGCCCCTGGCTTGCCCATTTCACTCTGAAGATGGAATCATGTCACGGGATTGTGAAAGCTTTCCCCAAAGTTAAAAAGACCAGAGCTTCTCAAGGAAAGGATTCTCCTCCTTTAAAGAAGAAATCTGATGAATTTGATGTGACAG GGAGTACCTTTAATGGTACCTCAGTGTACATCCTACCTGCAGGCATAGGAAATGCAAGATGTCAGATCTTCCAAAGACAAATTCAACAGAATGGAGGCCAGACAATGAGATCTCTATGTGTTGGTGTCACTCATGTTGTTGTTGATGACAACATGGAGTGTGATAGGGCTCTGCGTCTCATCAAAGTGGATGCAATGCCCTCTGGGGTCCATCTTGTAAAATGCAGTTGGTTAAGCTCATGTATCAGTGAGAAGCAACTCTTGGATGAATCAAACTACAGTCTTTTACCAAAGAG GAATTCTGAAACTCAACAAGAAAAAGACTCGCTGAAGGATGACAAATGTGCAACGGAAGCATCTCTCAAGCCAGAGTGTGATCCAAGCAAGCAAGGGGAGACATCAGACATG AGTGTATCAGACAAAGAAGTAGTGCCGGGAGAAGATGACGCAGTCAGTCAGAGTCACCTGGAAGCTCTCATCACAGGCCAAAGCCCCAAAGAAGAGGCGCTCAACGTTGAGCCAGGTCAAGGCTCTACCACTCAAACGGCGGTCTCAGGGAAGTGGGTCTGCGCACAGTCTTCTCAGTCCAAAAGTAATAACTTCAACAAAGACATCACCGACAAACTAGAACAACTGGCCAAGGCTTATACACACCAGGGAGACAAGTGGAGGGCATTGGGGTACTCCAAAGCTGTCAATGCACTGAAGAGCTATCACAAGCCGGTTACATCGTATCAA GAGGCATGTCTCATCCCAGGAATTGGCAAACGCATGGCGGACAAAATTGACGAGATCATGGAAAGTGGTCATCTGCGCAAGCTTGATCACATTGGCGAGGCCGTGCCAATATTGGAGCTTTTCACTAACATTTGGGGTGCAGGAGCAAAGACAGCACAGCTTTGGTACCAACAG GGATTCCGCACTTTGGAGGACATTCGCACAAAAGCTCACTTGAGCAACTGTCAGAAGATAGGACTCAAGCACTACGAAGACATCCTAGACAGAATGCCCAGGGATGAAGCTGCAGCCATTGAGAAAGTG GTGAGGGATGCTGCCCGAGCAATTGATCCTGGCCTGGTGGCAATGGCATGCGGCTCATACCGCAGAGGAAAGAGCACATGTGGAGATGTGGACGTGCTTATTTCACATCCTGATGGAAAATCCCACAAAGGTGTATTCACTAAAGTGCTCCAGAACCTCCATGACACTG gctTTTTGACTGATGACCTAGTGAGTCATGAGGAGAATGGAGAGCAGAAGAAATACATGGGCGTATGCCGCCTGCCAGGACCAGACCGCCGCCATCGaaggctggatgtcattgtgGTGCCCCACAATGAGTTTGCCTGTGCGCTTCTGTATTTCACTGGATCTGCACACTTCAACCGCTCCATGAGGGCTCTGGCAAAGACAAAGAACATGAGCTTGTCAGAGCATTCGCTTAACCAAAGTGTGGTGCGTCAAGGTAGCGCCAAGGTGTATGCTGGCATTCCCCTTCCTACACCTACAGAAAGTGACGTTTTTAATCTTTTGGGTATACCATACAGAGAGCCTTGTGAACGGGACTGGTGA
- the poll gene encoding DNA polymerase lambda isoform X2: MESCHGIVKAFPKVKKTRASQGKDSPPLKKKSDEFDVTGSTFNGTSVYILPAGIGNARCQIFQRQIQQNGGQTMRSLCVGVTHVVVDDNMECDRALRLIKVDAMPSGVHLVKCSWLSSCISEKQLLDESNYSLLPKRNSETQQEKDSLKDDKCATEASLKPECDPSKQGETSDMSVSDKEVVPGEDDAVSQSHLEALITGQSPKEEALNVEPGQGSTTQTAVSGKWVCAQSSQSKSNNFNKDITDKLEQLAKAYTHQGDKWRALGYSKAVNALKSYHKPVTSYQEACLIPGIGKRMADKIDEIMESGHLRKLDHIGEAVPILELFTNIWGAGAKTAQLWYQQGFRTLEDIRTKAHLSNCQKIGLKHYEDILDRMPRDEAAAIEKVVRDAARAIDPGLVAMACGSYRRGKSTCGDVDVLISHPDGKSHKGVFTKVLQNLHDTGFLTDDLVSHEENGEQKKYMGVCRLPGPDRRHRRLDVIVVPHNEFACALLYFTGSAHFNRSMRALAKTKNMSLSEHSLNQSVVRQGSAKVYAGIPLPTPTESDVFNLLGIPYREPCERDW, encoded by the exons ATGGAATCATGTCACGGGATTGTGAAAGCTTTCCCCAAAGTTAAAAAGACCAGAGCTTCTCAAGGAAAGGATTCTCCTCCTTTAAAGAAGAAATCTGATGAATTTGATGTGACAG GGAGTACCTTTAATGGTACCTCAGTGTACATCCTACCTGCAGGCATAGGAAATGCAAGATGTCAGATCTTCCAAAGACAAATTCAACAGAATGGAGGCCAGACAATGAGATCTCTATGTGTTGGTGTCACTCATGTTGTTGTTGATGACAACATGGAGTGTGATAGGGCTCTGCGTCTCATCAAAGTGGATGCAATGCCCTCTGGGGTCCATCTTGTAAAATGCAGTTGGTTAAGCTCATGTATCAGTGAGAAGCAACTCTTGGATGAATCAAACTACAGTCTTTTACCAAAGAG GAATTCTGAAACTCAACAAGAAAAAGACTCGCTGAAGGATGACAAATGTGCAACGGAAGCATCTCTCAAGCCAGAGTGTGATCCAAGCAAGCAAGGGGAGACATCAGACATG AGTGTATCAGACAAAGAAGTAGTGCCGGGAGAAGATGACGCAGTCAGTCAGAGTCACCTGGAAGCTCTCATCACAGGCCAAAGCCCCAAAGAAGAGGCGCTCAACGTTGAGCCAGGTCAAGGCTCTACCACTCAAACGGCGGTCTCAGGGAAGTGGGTCTGCGCACAGTCTTCTCAGTCCAAAAGTAATAACTTCAACAAAGACATCACCGACAAACTAGAACAACTGGCCAAGGCTTATACACACCAGGGAGACAAGTGGAGGGCATTGGGGTACTCCAAAGCTGTCAATGCACTGAAGAGCTATCACAAGCCGGTTACATCGTATCAA GAGGCATGTCTCATCCCAGGAATTGGCAAACGCATGGCGGACAAAATTGACGAGATCATGGAAAGTGGTCATCTGCGCAAGCTTGATCACATTGGCGAGGCCGTGCCAATATTGGAGCTTTTCACTAACATTTGGGGTGCAGGAGCAAAGACAGCACAGCTTTGGTACCAACAG GGATTCCGCACTTTGGAGGACATTCGCACAAAAGCTCACTTGAGCAACTGTCAGAAGATAGGACTCAAGCACTACGAAGACATCCTAGACAGAATGCCCAGGGATGAAGCTGCAGCCATTGAGAAAGTG GTGAGGGATGCTGCCCGAGCAATTGATCCTGGCCTGGTGGCAATGGCATGCGGCTCATACCGCAGAGGAAAGAGCACATGTGGAGATGTGGACGTGCTTATTTCACATCCTGATGGAAAATCCCACAAAGGTGTATTCACTAAAGTGCTCCAGAACCTCCATGACACTG gctTTTTGACTGATGACCTAGTGAGTCATGAGGAGAATGGAGAGCAGAAGAAATACATGGGCGTATGCCGCCTGCCAGGACCAGACCGCCGCCATCGaaggctggatgtcattgtgGTGCCCCACAATGAGTTTGCCTGTGCGCTTCTGTATTTCACTGGATCTGCACACTTCAACCGCTCCATGAGGGCTCTGGCAAAGACAAAGAACATGAGCTTGTCAGAGCATTCGCTTAACCAAAGTGTGGTGCGTCAAGGTAGCGCCAAGGTGTATGCTGGCATTCCCCTTCCTACACCTACAGAAAGTGACGTTTTTAATCTTTTGGGTATACCATACAGAGAGCCTTGTGAACGGGACTGGTGA
- the dpcd gene encoding protein DPCD isoform X1 → MAVQSWIDNLKSSKKTALIHDGKRKIHYLFGDGKEMAEEYDLRTDELVVRKWRHKNSLGAQGQWQVEVGEPLVGPVVSLDAEILKENCSNPVFMRKDTKSSFQWRIRNLPHPKDVFQVSVEAPERCIVIKTSNKKYYKRFDIPDMDRSQLPLDSSALSFTHANNTLIVSYKKPKEILTLEQELMKELKKLKATSEGDIDCKTQ, encoded by the exons ATGGCTGTGCAAAGCTGGATCGACAACTTAAAATCGTCAAAGAAAACTGCATTGATTCACGATG GGAAAAGGAAGATCCACTACCTCTTTGGAGATGGAAAAGAAATGGCAGAAGAGTATGACTTAAGAACAGATGAACTTGTTG TGCGGAAGTGGCGTCACAAAAACTCACTTGGAGCGCAAGGTCAATGGCAGGTCGAAGTTGGGGAGCCGCTTGTTGGTCCCGTCGTCTCTTTGGATGCTGAGATCCTAAAAGAGAACTGCTCCAAT CCTGTGTTTATGCGTAAAGATACAAAGAGCAGTTTTCAGTGGAGAATCCGGAACCTCCCCCACCCAAAAGATGTCTTTCAGGTTTCGGTGGAAGCACCTGAAAGATGCATTGTCATCAAAACTTCCAACAAAAA GTATTACAAGAGGTTTGATATTCCTGATATGGATCGAAGTCAACTCCCGCTGGACAGCTCTGCCTTAAGCTTCACTCATGCCAACAACACTTTGATAGTCAGT TACAAGAAACCCAAAGAGATTTTAACCCTCGAGCAGGAGCTGATGAAGGAGCTGAAGAAGTTAAAGGCGACGAGTGAAGGTGACATCGACTGCAAAACTCAATGA
- the dpcd gene encoding protein DPCD isoform X2: MIHYLFGDGKEMAEEYDLRTDELVVRKWRHKNSLGAQGQWQVEVGEPLVGPVVSLDAEILKENCSNPVFMRKDTKSSFQWRIRNLPHPKDVFQVSVEAPERCIVIKTSNKKYYKRFDIPDMDRSQLPLDSSALSFTHANNTLIVSYKKPKEILTLEQELMKELKKLKATSEGDIDCKTQ; the protein is encoded by the exons ATG ATCCACTACCTCTTTGGAGATGGAAAAGAAATGGCAGAAGAGTATGACTTAAGAACAGATGAACTTGTTG TGCGGAAGTGGCGTCACAAAAACTCACTTGGAGCGCAAGGTCAATGGCAGGTCGAAGTTGGGGAGCCGCTTGTTGGTCCCGTCGTCTCTTTGGATGCTGAGATCCTAAAAGAGAACTGCTCCAAT CCTGTGTTTATGCGTAAAGATACAAAGAGCAGTTTTCAGTGGAGAATCCGGAACCTCCCCCACCCAAAAGATGTCTTTCAGGTTTCGGTGGAAGCACCTGAAAGATGCATTGTCATCAAAACTTCCAACAAAAA GTATTACAAGAGGTTTGATATTCCTGATATGGATCGAAGTCAACTCCCGCTGGACAGCTCTGCCTTAAGCTTCACTCATGCCAACAACACTTTGATAGTCAGT TACAAGAAACCCAAAGAGATTTTAACCCTCGAGCAGGAGCTGATGAAGGAGCTGAAGAAGTTAAAGGCGACGAGTGAAGGTGACATCGACTGCAAAACTCAATGA
- the fgf8b gene encoding fibroblast growth factor 8b isoform X1, which yields MKKKNLLELKPFYNSVVLHICRILQFKSMRVLTVVLQNTVQSPPNFKHHVTEQSRLSDRMSRRLTRTYQLYSRTSGKHVQVLSNKRINANGDDGAAHAKLEVETDSFGSRVRIRGVKSGYYICMNKRGKLIGKKKGRGKDCIFTEIVLENNYTALQNAKYEGWYMAFTRKGRPRKASKTKQHQREAHFMKRLPRGHLLSEKRPFDVLPLSVLPLSKRTKNSHQQRSVGR from the exons atgaagaagaaaaatctaCTTGAATTAAAACCATTTTACAATAGTGTGGTCCTCCACATTTGCAGAATATTACAATTTAAATCAATGCGTGTGCTTACTGTTGTCCTGCAGAACACAGTGCAGTCTCCTCCTAATTTCAAGCACCATGTCACCGAGCAGAGTCGGCTGTCGGACCGGATGAGCCGCCGGTTGACTCGAACCTATCAACTGTACAGTCGAACCAGCGGGAAACACGTCCAGGTGCTGTCCAACAAGAGGATCAACGCTAACGGGGACGATGGAGCGGcgcacg CTAAACTCGAGGTCGAGACGGACTCTTTTGGGAGTCGTGTGCGGATCAGAGGGGTGAAGAGTGGATACTACATTTGCATGAATAAGCGAGGGAAGCTGATTGGAAAG AAGAAGGGAAGAGGTAAAGATTGTATCTTCACCGAAATTGTTCTGGAAAATAACTACACGGCGCTCCAGAACGCCAAATACGAAGGCTGGTACATGGCTTTTACACGCAAGGGCCGTCCAAGGAAGGCCTCAAAGACCAAGCAGCACCAGAGAGAGGCCCACTTCATGAAGCGGTTACCTCGGGGCCACTTGTTGAGTGAGAAGAGACCATTTGATGTTCTACCACTCTCTGTTCTTCCTTTAAGCAAGCGGACTAAAAATTCGCATCAGCAGCGCTCAGTGGGCCGCTGA
- the fgf8b gene encoding fibroblast growth factor 8b isoform X2 translates to MNQYLNYYKMRLRASRFGYLLLQFTALCFYAQNTVQSPPNFKHHVTEQSRLSDRMSRRLTRTYQLYSRTSGKHVQVLSNKRINANGDDGAAHAKLEVETDSFGSRVRIRGVKSGYYICMNKRGKLIGKKKGRGKDCIFTEIVLENNYTALQNAKYEGWYMAFTRKGRPRKASKTKQHQREAHFMKRLPRGHLLSEKRPFDVLPLSVLPLSKRTKNSHQQRSVGR, encoded by the exons ATGAATCAATATTTGAATTACTACAAGATGAGGCTGAGAGCATCGAGGTTTGGTTATCT GTTACTTCAGTTCACAGCGCTTTGCTTTTACGCACAG AACACAGTGCAGTCTCCTCCTAATTTCAAGCACCATGTCACCGAGCAGAGTCGGCTGTCGGACCGGATGAGCCGCCGGTTGACTCGAACCTATCAACTGTACAGTCGAACCAGCGGGAAACACGTCCAGGTGCTGTCCAACAAGAGGATCAACGCTAACGGGGACGATGGAGCGGcgcacg CTAAACTCGAGGTCGAGACGGACTCTTTTGGGAGTCGTGTGCGGATCAGAGGGGTGAAGAGTGGATACTACATTTGCATGAATAAGCGAGGGAAGCTGATTGGAAAG AAGAAGGGAAGAGGTAAAGATTGTATCTTCACCGAAATTGTTCTGGAAAATAACTACACGGCGCTCCAGAACGCCAAATACGAAGGCTGGTACATGGCTTTTACACGCAAGGGCCGTCCAAGGAAGGCCTCAAAGACCAAGCAGCACCAGAGAGAGGCCCACTTCATGAAGCGGTTACCTCGGGGCCACTTGTTGAGTGAGAAGAGACCATTTGATGTTCTACCACTCTCTGTTCTTCCTTTAAGCAAGCGGACTAAAAATTCGCATCAGCAGCGCTCAGTGGGCCGCTGA
- the LOC133151689 gene encoding lysozyme g-like, whose amino-acid sequence MSYGNIMLVDTSGASRETANQDRLSCEGVAASNAMAQTDLDRMNRYKSIIQRVGAQKGIDPAIIAGIISRESRAGNTLQNGWGDHGNAWGLMQVDKRYHSPRGGWNSEEHLCQGRDILIGVIGDIRRKFPNWTAEQHLKGGLAAYNMGPPCVETYDSVDRKTTGHDYSNDVVARAQWYKRRGGF is encoded by the exons ATGA GTTACGGGAACATCATGTTGGTTGATACAAGTGGAGCGTCCAGGGAAACAGCCAATCAAGATCGCCTGTCGTGTGAAG GAGTGGCTGCATCCAACGCCATGGCACAAACAGATCTGGATAGAATGAACAGATACAAGAGCATCATCCAGAGAGTAGGAGCGCAAAAGGGAATTGATCCTGCTATTATTGCTGGCATCATTTCCAGAGAGTCCAGGGCTGGAAATACGTTGCAAAATGGCTGGGGAGACCATGGCAATGCCTGGGGACTCATGCAG GTTGATAAAAGGTATCACTCTCCACGAGGCGGATGGAATAGCGAGGAACACCTCTGCCAAGGCAGAGACATCTTAATCGGTGTGATCGGTGATATCAGAAGGAAGTTCCCGAACTGGACTGCAGAACAACACCTCAAAG GCGGGTTGGCAGCCTACAACATGGGCCCCCCTTGCGTGGAAACGTATGACAGCGTTGACAGGAAGACCACTGGACACGACTATTCTAATGATGTTGTTGCTAGAGCTCAGTGGTACAAACGCAGAGGAGGCTTTTAG